A genomic window from Candidatus Bathyarchaeota archaeon includes:
- a CDS encoding DNA-directed RNA polymerase subunit B gives MALSDYDLWPLMEAFFREKGLVRQHLDSYNEFVERGLQEIVNEVGEIPIEIPDFMFKIKLGKVEVGRPRVVEVDGSDHPIYPMEARLRNLSYAAPMFLEVSEVRDGKEGSTEQVYIGDLPIMLKSEFCPLSNRSPEELIEVGEDPNDPGGYFIVNGSERVIVALEDLAPNRILVDIDDSGSTPIYRAKVFSTTVGFRARIELRMKSDEALYVSMPGIPTEIPFAILMRALGLESDKMIADAVSLDKEIQERLDPSFEKAVGIITVQDAILFIGNRVAHGQIEEYRIRKAEAILDKNFMPHIGRTSDKRREKALYLGEMAARVIELKLGRRKPDDKDHYANKRLKLAGPLLADLFRIAFRNLCRDVKYQLERMSIRRHGTGVISAAIRPGIITERIQHALATGNWGRGKVGITQILDRTNFTSTLSHLRRLQSPLSRSQPNFEARDLHPTHWGRLCPNETPEGSNCGLVKNLALMACSSVYINPEEVERILYRLGVTPVHEADTDLRGSGAKLFVDGRLIGYCTDPYRLIREVREMRRRGELSSEINIAHFVSGLQNRLSHEIYVNCDAGRVRRPLIIVENGEPKLKPEHVLRIRSGELKWEDLVKQGIVEYLDAEEEENAYVALSVAQINKDTTHLEIAPCTILGICASLIPYAEHNQSPRNSYEAAMAKQALGVYATNYFNRVDSRAHLLHYPQVPLVRTDPMSVIGYDKRPSGQNCVVAVLSFEGYNMEDALIFNKSSIDRGLERSTFYRVYEAECRQYLGGLKDKFEISEPGTRGYRGEQYYRLLEEDGIVGVEAEVSGGDVLIGRTSPPRFLEEYKEFEVKGLTRRDTSISMRPAEVGIVDAVFVTESVQGSKLVKVRVRDLRVPELGDKFASRHGQKGVIGMLIPQEDMPFTEDGIVPDIIINPHAIPSRMTIGQFIESIAGKLAALKGVFVDGTPFANEKQEAIRKALLEMGFQHSGREVMYNGTTGEKFSADIFIGIVYYQKLHHMVSDKMHARARGQVQMLTRQPTEGRARGGGLRFGEMERDCLIGHGAAMLLKDRLLEESDKCVIYVCERCGSVAYYDLKQRKYLCKICGDVAEISAVTMSYAFKLLLQELMSLCIFPKLKLKERA, from the coding sequence ATGGCCTTATCTGATTATGATTTGTGGCCCCTAATGGAGGCCTTTTTCCGTGAGAAAGGGCTGGTTCGGCAACATCTCGACTCTTATAATGAATTTGTGGAACGGGGTCTTCAAGAAATCGTGAATGAAGTTGGAGAGATTCCAATCGAGATTCCTGATTTCATGTTTAAAATTAAGCTTGGAAAGGTTGAGGTTGGAAGGCCGAGGGTTGTTGAGGTTGACGGTTCAGATCATCCAATTTATCCGATGGAGGCAAGGCTTAGAAATCTTTCGTATGCTGCGCCAATGTTCTTGGAAGTTTCAGAGGTTAGGGATGGGAAAGAGGGGTCAACCGAGCAGGTTTACATAGGCGATTTGCCAATAATGTTGAAGTCGGAGTTTTGTCCCCTGTCAAATAGGTCTCCAGAAGAGTTGATTGAGGTTGGAGAGGATCCAAATGACCCAGGTGGTTACTTTATAGTTAATGGTTCTGAGCGGGTGATTGTTGCATTAGAGGATTTGGCACCAAACCGGATATTAGTTGACATCGATGATAGTGGAAGCACTCCGATCTATCGGGCGAAGGTTTTTTCCACAACAGTTGGGTTCCGAGCGAGAATTGAACTTCGAATGAAATCCGATGAAGCATTATATGTATCAATGCCTGGGATTCCAACGGAAATTCCGTTTGCTATTTTGATGCGTGCCCTCGGGTTAGAATCCGATAAGATGATCGCTGATGCCGTGTCTCTTGATAAGGAAATTCAGGAGCGATTGGACCCCTCATTTGAGAAAGCGGTTGGTATAATAACAGTTCAAGATGCAATTCTCTTCATTGGAAATAGGGTTGCTCACGGGCAAATTGAAGAGTATCGAATTCGGAAAGCTGAAGCAATACTAGACAAAAACTTCATGCCGCATATCGGGCGTACGTCGGATAAGCGTCGTGAAAAAGCACTTTACCTTGGAGAAATGGCGGCGCGAGTTATTGAACTAAAGTTGGGGCGTCGTAAGCCCGACGATAAGGATCACTACGCGAACAAGCGGCTTAAACTTGCTGGACCGTTACTTGCTGATCTGTTTCGGATTGCGTTTAGAAACCTCTGTCGAGATGTAAAGTATCAACTTGAGCGAATGAGTATTCGGCGTCATGGGACGGGGGTAATTTCTGCAGCTATTCGTCCCGGCATAATTACTGAGCGGATTCAGCATGCGCTTGCCACTGGAAACTGGGGGAGGGGAAAAGTCGGGATCACTCAAATTTTGGATCGAACAAACTTTACCTCCACCCTGAGCCACCTAAGACGTCTACAATCACCGTTAAGCCGAAGCCAACCAAACTTTGAGGCGAGAGATCTGCATCCTACTCATTGGGGGCGCCTCTGTCCAAACGAGACACCCGAGGGTTCAAATTGTGGTTTGGTTAAAAACCTTGCTTTAATGGCCTGTAGCTCAGTTTATATCAATCCCGAGGAAGTTGAACGCATTCTCTATCGACTTGGTGTCACACCGGTGCACGAAGCGGACACCGATTTGCGAGGGTCGGGAGCGAAGCTGTTTGTAGATGGGCGTTTAATTGGCTATTGCACCGATCCATATCGTTTGATTAGAGAAGTTCGCGAAATGCGCCGGAGAGGCGAATTAAGTTCGGAAATTAATATTGCACATTTTGTTAGTGGTTTGCAAAATCGGCTATCTCACGAAATCTATGTGAATTGCGATGCTGGTCGAGTTCGCCGCCCACTTATTATAGTGGAAAACGGCGAACCCAAGTTGAAACCAGAGCATGTGTTAAGAATTCGGTCTGGAGAGCTTAAATGGGAAGATCTAGTCAAGCAAGGTATTGTTGAATACCTCGACGCAGAGGAAGAGGAAAATGCGTATGTTGCTTTGTCAGTTGCTCAAATTAATAAAGATACAACTCACTTGGAAATCGCGCCATGCACAATTCTTGGAATCTGCGCATCACTGATTCCCTACGCTGAACATAATCAATCTCCCCGAAACTCCTATGAGGCGGCGATGGCAAAGCAAGCTCTGGGCGTATACGCCACTAATTATTTTAATCGAGTCGACTCACGCGCTCATCTTCTTCACTATCCTCAGGTCCCGTTAGTTCGAACTGATCCAATGAGCGTCATTGGTTACGACAAGCGGCCTTCTGGTCAGAATTGTGTCGTTGCAGTTCTGTCGTTCGAGGGATATAACATGGAGGATGCCCTAATCTTCAATAAGTCTTCAATTGATCGAGGGCTTGAGCGGTCAACATTCTACCGCGTTTATGAAGCAGAATGCCGCCAATACCTCGGCGGACTTAAAGATAAATTTGAGATTTCTGAGCCTGGAACTCGTGGTTATCGTGGCGAGCAGTACTACCGCCTGCTTGAAGAGGATGGAATAGTTGGCGTAGAAGCAGAAGTAAGCGGGGGGGACGTTCTAATTGGGCGAACAAGTCCGCCTAGATTCCTAGAAGAGTACAAGGAATTTGAAGTAAAGGGTCTGACGCGGAGAGACACATCGATTAGTATGAGGCCGGCAGAAGTTGGCATTGTTGACGCAGTTTTTGTCACGGAATCCGTTCAAGGGAGTAAGCTTGTAAAAGTTAGGGTCCGCGACCTTCGGGTGCCAGAGCTTGGAGATAAGTTTGCTTCTCGCCATGGGCAGAAAGGAGTTATTGGGATGCTCATTCCACAGGAGGATATGCCCTTTACCGAAGATGGGATCGTGCCAGATATAATCATTAACCCACATGCCATCCCATCGCGGATGACTATAGGGCAATTTATCGAGTCGATCGCTGGCAAGCTCGCTGCCTTGAAAGGGGTCTTCGTTGACGGGACTCCCTTTGCTAACGAAAAGCAGGAAGCAATTCGTAAGGCACTTTTGGAAATGGGGTTCCAACACAGTGGGCGGGAAGTAATGTATAATGGAACGACTGGCGAGAAGTTTTCCGCTGATATTTTCATCGGGATCGTTTACTACCAGAAGCTCCACCACATGGTCTCGGATAAAATGCATGCTCGGGCCAGAGGGCAAGTCCAGATGTTAACTCGACAACCAACTGAGGGTAGGGCTCGAGGTGGTGGGCTACGGTTTGGCGAAATGGAGCGGGATTGTCTTATTGGTCATGGGGCGGCAATGCTTCTAAAGGATAGACTTCTTGAGGAGTCGGATAAATGCGTGATTTATGTCTGCGAGCGATGCGGCTCTGTTGCATATTATGATTTGAAGCAGCGTAAGTATCTCTGCAAAATCTGCGGCGACGTGGCAGAGATTTCTGCGGTGACAATGTCGTATGCATTTAAGCTTCTCTTACAGGAGTTGATGAGCCTGTGTATTTTTCCAAAACTGAAGTTGAAGGAGCGGGCGTAA
- a CDS encoding DNA-directed RNA polymerase subunit H, translated as MTEEKESKLDLFEHELVPKHILLNKREVEELLKLYRIAPNQLPYILESDPAAKAIGAKPGDIVKIIRKSPTAGEAIAYRYVIEG; from the coding sequence TTGACTGAGGAAAAAGAAAGCAAACTCGACTTATTTGAACATGAGCTGGTGCCGAAACACATTTTGCTAAATAAGAGAGAAGTTGAAGAGCTGCTAAAGCTGTACAGAATTGCACCAAATCAATTGCCCTATATTTTGGAATCTGATCCGGCTGCAAAGGCGATTGGAGCGAAGCCGGGAGACATTGTGAAAATTATTAGAAAAAGTCCTACGGCTGGCGAGGCAATTGCCTATCGATATGTAATTGAGGGATAA
- a CDS encoding helix-turn-helix domain-containing protein produces the protein MSTETHLHDLKFRLMTIELLRTAKKHYTYRELAQRTSLPVTVLSRYVKGHVLPTTKRAKNIWSALEKMISLEEELRGRIRFDEFGYFDNTSIICDLSLLNQAAQHALSKFAGHRITKVMTAAVDGIPLATTVSAALGVDLVIAKKTKEVGVHDFTEETYIPSNSAIMMALYIPKGTIKKGDSVLIVDDIIRSGETQRALINLVTKSKAEVAGIFALIAVGEEWKKTIDIPSDCPTEIVLQVKPKLERI, from the coding sequence ATGAGTACTGAAACCCACTTACATGACTTGAAGTTCAGGTTGATGACAATTGAACTCCTACGGACAGCAAAGAAACATTACACGTATCGAGAGTTGGCACAGCGAACTAGTCTTCCAGTTACGGTTCTAAGTCGATATGTAAAGGGACATGTCTTGCCGACGACGAAGCGGGCTAAAAATATCTGGAGTGCCTTAGAGAAGATGATCAGCTTGGAGGAGGAACTGCGAGGACGAATCAGATTTGACGAGTTTGGATATTTTGATAATACCTCAATCATTTGCGACCTCTCATTATTAAATCAAGCAGCACAGCATGCTCTCTCCAAGTTTGCTGGTCATAGGATTACAAAGGTTATGACCGCGGCTGTCGATGGGATTCCCTTGGCTACAACTGTCTCAGCAGCGCTGGGCGTCGACTTAGTAATCGCTAAGAAAACTAAAGAAGTTGGGGTTCATGACTTTACTGAGGAAACCTACATTCCCAGTAATTCTGCGATAATGATGGCGTTGTACATTCCAAAGGGGACGATTAAAAAAGGAGACAGTGTCCTAATTGTTGATGATATAATTCGAAGTGGTGAAACTCAGCGGGCTCTCATAAACCTTGTTACTAAGTCAAAGGCTGAAGTGGCAGGGATATTCGCGTTAATTGCCGTTGGGGAAGAGTGGAAGAAGACAATCGACATTCCTTCAGATTGCCCTACTGAAATCGTGCTACAAGTAAAGCCAAAGCTCGAAAGAATATAA
- a CDS encoding NFYB/HAP3 family transcription factor subunit, with protein MPSPEDLSVAAVHRIIKKSGAERVGDDAARELGNALEEIGIRIAREALDYAVHAGRKTVKAEDIKIAAKKIVR; from the coding sequence ATGCCATCTCCTGAAGATCTTTCAGTAGCAGCTGTACATCGCATAATTAAAAAATCGGGAGCTGAAAGAGTAGGGGATGACGCTGCTAGAGAGTTAGGTAACGCACTCGAGGAAATTGGTATTCGAATTGCTAGAGAAGCCCTTGATTACGCTGTTCATGCCGGTCGAAAAACGGTAAAGGCAGAAGACATTAAGATCGCTGCTAAAAAGATCGTTAGATAA
- the mtnA gene encoding S-methyl-5-thioribose-1-phosphate isomerase — protein MGKSMRTIWWKDGVVVTIDQSKLPNRLIYLRLRSAKDVATAIKKMQVRGAPLIGVAAAYGLALTAWHSSAKTRRRLFNELTKAANILKSTRPTGVNLFWAISRIIEIARQCEGSVNDVKRAVIEEAQKLADTDLMVNKAIGQNGAILLEDGDVILTHCNPGAFGTVGYGTALGVIRAAFQTGKKIKVIVTETRPMLQGARLTTFELARERIPVTLITDGMVGYIMEKRMVNKVLVGADRILKTGHVINKIGTLSIAITANYYHVPFYVAAPLSTFDLKTKLSDITIEERSPLEVTHFLGRRIAYRGVPALNPAFDITPPDLIKLIITENGLLRPDEIEEKVSAWSGDLNI, from the coding sequence ATGGGGAAAAGTATGAGGACAATCTGGTGGAAAGATGGCGTCGTCGTCACGATTGACCAATCGAAACTTCCAAACCGTTTAATTTACCTTCGATTACGTTCTGCCAAAGATGTGGCTACTGCAATTAAGAAGATGCAAGTTCGTGGTGCCCCACTAATTGGAGTTGCCGCTGCCTATGGTCTGGCTTTAACCGCGTGGCATTCATCAGCAAAGACGCGAAGGCGCCTTTTTAACGAGCTTACCAAAGCTGCAAATATCCTTAAATCAACTAGACCAACTGGGGTTAATTTATTTTGGGCGATCAGTCGGATTATAGAGATAGCCCGACAGTGTGAAGGATCGGTAAATGATGTAAAAAGGGCAGTTATCGAAGAGGCTCAGAAACTCGCCGATACGGATCTCATGGTAAATAAAGCTATTGGGCAAAATGGGGCGATTCTCTTAGAGGACGGCGATGTTATTCTCACACATTGCAATCCCGGTGCATTTGGCACCGTGGGATATGGAACCGCGCTGGGCGTTATTAGGGCAGCCTTCCAAACTGGCAAGAAAATTAAGGTGATTGTAACCGAAACAAGGCCGATGCTTCAAGGGGCTAGGCTTACAACATTCGAATTAGCAAGGGAGCGCATCCCAGTTACGTTAATCACAGACGGGATGGTCGGCTACATAATGGAAAAGCGAATGGTGAATAAAGTCCTCGTTGGCGCAGATCGAATTTTAAAAACTGGTCATGTTATCAACAAGATTGGTACTTTGTCGATTGCTATAACTGCAAACTATTACCATGTTCCTTTCTATGTTGCAGCTCCCCTTTCTACATTTGATTTGAAGACGAAGTTATCAGATATAACAATTGAAGAGCGTAGCCCGCTTGAGGTCACACACTTCTTGGGGAGGCGTATCGCATATCGTGGAGTGCCAGCATTAAATCCAGCGTTTGACATCACTCCTCCGGATCTCATTAAGCTAATAATCACCGAAAACGGCTTGCTTAGGCCGGATGAAATTGAAGAAAAAGTGTCTGCGTGGTCAGGGGACCTTAACATATAA
- a CDS encoding hydrogenase 3 maturation endopeptidase HyCI, with translation MPIAGELASWLRGAKRLVILGIGSPIRRDDSIGVAIVNQLKGRVPRTVRLINCETVPESFTRDVQQFHPTHVIMIDAALLQLPPGRARLVPPDKIKGLAISTHTLPLNIFAEYVKQTTNAKVILLAIQPKDTSFGTGLTPELEKTSRTLAELLQKIVAKVGEKVWGKV, from the coding sequence TTGCCTATCGCAGGAGAACTTGCGTCATGGCTGAGAGGAGCGAAGCGCCTCGTAATTCTTGGGATTGGAAGCCCTATTCGCCGAGATGACTCAATTGGCGTGGCCATAGTTAATCAGTTAAAGGGAAGAGTACCACGAACCGTTAGGTTAATTAATTGTGAAACTGTTCCTGAAAGTTTCACCCGAGATGTGCAACAATTTCACCCAACGCACGTGATCATGATTGATGCTGCATTGCTCCAGCTTCCGCCTGGGAGAGCGCGTTTAGTCCCCCCTGATAAAATCAAAGGGCTTGCAATCTCTACTCACACTCTTCCCTTGAATATATTCGCTGAATACGTTAAACAAACGACGAATGCCAAAGTCATTCTTTTAGCTATCCAGCCGAAGGACACAAGCTTCGGAACTGGACTTACTCCAGAGCTAGAAAAAACATCTAGAACGCTTGCTGAGCTTTTGCAAAAAATTGTAGCAAAAGTAGGTGAGAAAGTATGGGGAAAAGTATGA
- the endA gene encoding tRNA-intron lyase, translating to MALQIEAIYVEGKLIVSSSEAVSSLEQRGYGTKEEKTGLILSPTEALYLLGDKKLRVVDKDSGIEQDFPTLLGKIRTIDPEIWIRYLIYRDLRDRGYVVREGFGLGVDFRVYERGQYGEEAAKYIVFGISEGTPIPVGKIVELLRYVQSLKRELVLAVIDRRGEIVYYSVSQLTF from the coding sequence TTGGCTCTACAAATCGAGGCGATTTATGTTGAAGGAAAACTAATCGTTTCCTCATCGGAAGCAGTTTCATCTCTAGAGCAAAGAGGCTATGGCACAAAGGAAGAAAAAACGGGTTTAATTCTTTCACCCACTGAAGCCCTCTACTTACTTGGTGACAAGAAACTCCGTGTAGTTGACAAAGATAGTGGCATTGAACAAGATTTTCCAACGCTCCTTGGAAAAATACGTACAATTGATCCTGAAATTTGGATAAGATATCTGATTTACAGAGATCTTAGAGATCGAGGTTACGTTGTCCGCGAAGGCTTTGGTCTCGGAGTTGACTTCCGAGTATACGAACGGGGGCAATACGGGGAAGAAGCAGCCAAATACATTGTATTTGGGATTTCAGAAGGGACTCCAATTCCTGTTGGGAAAATTGTTGAACTCCTAAGATACGTCCAAAGTTTGAAACGTGAACTCGTACTCGCAGTTATCGACCGACGGGGAGAGATTGTGTATTACTCTGTCTCACAATTGACATTCTAG
- a CDS encoding histidine--tRNA ligase, whose product MFKGKKIGRPRGTRDFMPKEMIKRRFVMEKIRKVFENYGFDEIETPAFEQWDVLTAKCGEEIREQIYKFEDRGGRLLGLRFDLTVPLARLVASNPAIPKPFKRYCISRVWRYEEPQSGRFREFWQADADVVGSSKMDADVEVLAVAADCLKALGFTNFTLRLSNRKVLDGFVRLAGIPESKAFGVFRAFDKLDKIGLDGVKKELLKRGISEESSEMLLEYVSLKGVNEIPEKARKLLGGIKIAEEGLSELDEILEKATDYAIAGKFIVDFSLVRGLDYYTGPIYEINVQAKKNVGSVAGGGRYDNLIALYGGAPSPATGISIGIERIVEIMEDEGMFNQPKTLVKLFISTVDESLHKDALAIARRTREAGISTEVDLMGRRLTKQLEYADSKGIPYVLIIGPEEIQKGKFRLKVMETREEREISVDELIQMLSCGK is encoded by the coding sequence ATGTTTAAAGGAAAAAAGATTGGACGCCCTCGCGGAACTCGAGACTTTATGCCGAAAGAAATGATTAAGCGTCGGTTTGTTATGGAGAAAATTCGTAAGGTTTTTGAGAACTATGGTTTTGACGAAATTGAAACCCCAGCTTTTGAGCAGTGGGATGTTTTAACTGCAAAGTGCGGTGAAGAAATCCGAGAACAAATCTATAAATTCGAAGATCGTGGTGGCCGGTTGCTTGGCTTGAGATTTGATTTGACGGTTCCCCTGGCACGGTTAGTGGCCAGCAATCCGGCAATTCCCAAACCATTCAAGCGATATTGTATCTCGCGGGTTTGGCGCTATGAGGAACCTCAAAGCGGGCGTTTTCGCGAGTTTTGGCAAGCGGACGCGGATGTGGTTGGCAGTAGTAAGATGGACGCTGATGTCGAGGTACTTGCTGTGGCAGCAGACTGCCTAAAGGCTTTAGGTTTTACGAATTTCACGCTTAGGCTTAGCAATCGGAAAGTTCTAGACGGGTTTGTCCGATTAGCTGGCATCCCGGAGTCCAAGGCATTTGGTGTATTTCGTGCGTTTGATAAACTAGATAAAATAGGATTAGATGGAGTTAAAAAGGAACTTTTAAAGCGTGGCATATCTGAGGAGTCTAGTGAAATGCTACTGGAATACGTCTCACTGAAGGGTGTTAACGAAATCCCTGAAAAGGCAAGAAAACTTTTGGGCGGAATTAAAATTGCAGAAGAGGGATTGAGTGAGCTTGACGAAATACTTGAAAAAGCTACCGACTATGCAATTGCAGGTAAATTTATCGTTGATTTTAGCTTAGTGCGGGGTTTAGATTACTACACTGGACCCATATATGAAATTAATGTTCAAGCCAAGAAAAATGTAGGGAGCGTTGCTGGGGGCGGGCGATACGATAATTTGATCGCACTTTATGGTGGCGCGCCTTCGCCTGCGACCGGAATATCAATTGGTATTGAGCGGATTGTTGAGATAATGGAAGACGAGGGAATGTTTAATCAGCCAAAGACCTTGGTGAAGTTATTCATCTCCACGGTTGATGAAAGTTTACATAAGGATGCCTTGGCAATTGCCAGACGAACTAGGGAAGCTGGGATTTCAACTGAGGTCGACCTTATGGGAAGGCGGCTGACAAAGCAACTCGAATACGCTGATTCTAAAGGAATTCCATATGTGCTTATCATTGGTCCAGAAGAAATTCAAAAAGGGAAGTTTAGATTGAAAGTGATGGAAACTCGAGAAGAAAGAGAGATTTCTGTTGATGAGTTGATACAAATGTTAAGTTGCGGCAAATAA